The Desulfofundulus luciae genome includes the window ATGTCCATTGTGGTATCCACGGTCTACCTGCTCTTCTGGCACCACTACCACGGGCTGGTATCCCTGGTGGGAACCCTGGCAGCGGCAGCCGTACTGGGGCTGGTTACAACTCTCTTGAACAACGTTCTCTACCGCTCGGAAAACCGGCCTGCAGCCAAAGTGCTGTCTAAGTACAGGGAGGCGTAAAAAAGTATAAGGAAACACCATACGCCGCAGGGCCAGCGGCCGGGGACGCCCGCCAATCACGGTATATCGTTGCGTAAAGGAATAAGCAAACACAATATACCCGCCTGAAATGGCGGGTTATTTTTGCCCGGTCCTTTATTGTTTTTTTACCCGCCGGTGACGATCCTGCTCAGTTCGAGAAAAAGCTCCTTGTCGCGCAGGAGACCTACCACCCGGTTCTTTTCCTCCACCGGCAGGATTTCAAAACCGCTTTTGGATATAAGGTAGACCGCCCGGCTCAAAGAATCCCAGGGTTTTAGCGATACGGGAAAGGGACGCATGGCCTCCCGCACTTTTCTTCTGGCCATTTCTTGACCGCGTGAGGTAAACAGGCCGATATAGGAAGGGGGCTCTTCCTGGGGGAAGGAAATTGACCATCCGGCATAAGATTCCCTTTGGGGCAGTGGCAAGTGGGCCAGGGCCAGCAGGTGGTCAACTTTTAATAATCCAACGGGGACTTTTCCTTCCAACACCACCAGGGGTGGAATGGCTCCTGCCCGTGACTGAAGGGCAACTCTTTTCAGCAGGCAAATGGCATCCTTTAGGCTATCATCCGCAGGAATAGTCCGGCAGGTTTCCAGTGAAACCATTAATTCCTCCACGGTTTTTTCCCGTTTAAATGACCTGGCCAGGACATCGCCGGCGGATTGTACCAACGCAGGCATCTTGAATCCCCCCTTACCCTGCTGCTGGTAGTGATCCAGGTAACTACATTCTACCACTTTCGCCGGCTGCCTGGCAATGCAGCTTTATCACTGTTTTGGTTGTTATTTCTATCTTTGCTATCTTTTAACTCTTTGTCATGGCGAAGGTCCTGATCACGACCTGTGGTGCCGGAAAGGTCTTTGTTATCACGAAGGTCTTGATTATCATTATCATACAGGTCTTTACCATCTGGCTCCCCGTTCTTAATGTTGCGTTCCTTGATGCCATTATGTTCCTGATCATAGCCATGCGGAGGAACTCCCTGGGTACGCAGGCCGGGCAGTTCCCGGGCATCGTCAGGTAAAACCGGTTTAACAGGGCCACTTGTTTTTTGCTCCGGGGCACCGGCACCGGGGTGCACCCGGGGGGTTTTATCCTCCGTTATGGAAACCCGCTCAAGACCTTTGTTATTTACCGAACCGGGTAAACGATGATTACTCCTGGCTTCAGGACCCGGTTGGGAAACCGGTTTGGGCAGATCCACCCACCCGGTATAGCCGTGTTTGCCCAGCACTTCCCCGATCACTATACCCTTCTCTTTCTCAAGGCTGGCCATACCTTCC containing:
- a CDS encoding CBS domain-containing protein, with translation MPALVQSAGDVLARSFKREKTVEELMVSLETCRTIPADDSLKDAICLLKRVALQSRAGAIPPLVVLEGKVPVGLLKVDHLLALAHLPLPQRESYAGWSISFPQEEPPSYIGLFTSRGQEMARRKVREAMRPFPVSLKPWDSLSRAVYLISKSGFEILPVEEKNRVVGLLRDKELFLELSRIVTGG